In a single window of the Cervus elaphus chromosome 1, mCerEla1.1, whole genome shotgun sequence genome:
- the LOC122700000 gene encoding olfactory receptor 1052-like, with protein sequence MADSNVSGITEFILLGLTDNPELNTVLFVLFLLIYLITFLGNVWIIAIILVSDQLHSPKYFFLSQLAFLDFCYSSVFIPKLLVNYLAGQKAISYSGCLLQYSFVSLFLTTECFLLAAMAYDRYLAVCRPLHYKGLMTPTFCIHLVTASYLLGCANSLTHLSGLLSLSFCGHNVINHFFCDIPLLFQLACSDTHYNEALFTVLSGSTSVATFLIVVSSYLEILLTLLKTRSLRGRYKAFSTCVSHLTVVSLFYGTVIFTYLGTSSSYPQEKAKILSVFYTLLLPILNLLTYSVRNTEAKEAMKRIIMRKIFAQ encoded by the coding sequence ATGGCTGACAGCAATGTCAGTGGGATAACTGAATTCATCCTCCTGGGGCTGACTGATAACCCTGAACTGAATACAGTCCTATTTGTGCTGTTTCTCTTGATCTATCTCATTACTTTCCTGGGCAATGTCTGGATTATCGCCATCATCCTGGTTAGTGATCAACTCCACTCTCCCAAGTACTTTTTCCTTAGCCAGTTGGCTTTCCTGGATTTCTGCTATTCCTCAGTCTTTATCCCTAAGCTGTTGGTGAACTACTTAGCAGGACAGAAAGCTATCTCCTACAGTGGTTGCCTCCTTCAATACTCCTTTGTCAGCTTGTTCCTGACCACGGAATGCTTCCTCTTGGctgccatggcctatgaccggtaCCTTGCCGTCTGCCGCCCTCTTCACTATAAAGGTCTCATGACACCCACCTTCTGCATCCAcctggtcactgcctcctatctACTGGGTTGTGCCAACTCACTCACCCACCTGTCTGGTTTGCTCAGTCTGTCCTTCTGTGGGCACAACGTCATTAACCACTTTTTCTGTGATATCCCTCTGCTTTTCCAACTTGCCTGTTCTGACACCCATTACAACGAGGCTCTATTTACTGTCCTCTCTGGAAGCACGTCAGTGGCTACCTTTCTGATTGTGGTTAGTTCCTATCTGGAAATCCTTCTCACGCTCCTGAAGACACGGTCTTTGAGAGGCAGATACAAAGCCTTCTCCACATGTGTCTCCCACCTAACGGTAGTCAGTCTCTTCTATGGAACAGtgatttttacttatttgggGACCAGCTCTAGCTACCCACAGGAGAAAGCCAAAATCTTGTCTGTGTTCTATACTCTTTTGCTGCCAATACTAAATCTCCTGACATACAGTGTAAGGAACACAGAAGCCAAAGAAGCAATGAAAAGAATtatcatgagaaaaatatttgctcaGTGA
- the LOC122700043 gene encoding olfactory receptor 8I2-like, giving the protein MAGNNFTEVTFFILSGFANHPELQISLFMMFLFIYLFTVLGNLGLILLIRIDSQLHTPMYFFLSNLAFIDVFYSSTVTPKALVNLQSIRKTISFTGCFVQMYFFVGLVCSECFLLGSMAYDRYVAICNPLLYSVVMSQKVCRGLGVMPYVIGFTNSLVSICVISRLAFCDVRINHFFCDTTALLALSCLDAFSTEMVIFVLAGFTLLSSLFIITFTYMAIISAILQIRSAAGRQKAFSTCVSHIMGVTIFYGSLIFTYLQPENTSSLTQAQVASVFYTIVIPMLNPLIYSLRNKDVKNALLKAFQKLFP; this is encoded by the coding sequence ATGGCTGGGAACAACTTCACGGAGGTGACATTCTTCATCCTCTCTGGATTTGCAAATCACCCTGAACTACAAATCAGCCTCTTCATgatgtttctctttatttatctCTTCACTGTTTTGGGGAACCTTGGACTAATTCTGTTAATCAGAATCGACTCTCAGCTCCACACACCTATGTACTTTTTCCTTAGCAATTTAGCATTCATTGATGTATTTTATTCCTCTACTGTAACACCCAAGGCACTGGTAAATCTCCAGTCAATCCGGAAAaccatctccttcactggctgcTTTGTTCAGATGTACTTTTTTGTGGGTTTAGTGTGCAGTGAGTGCTTTCTCCTGGGgtccatggcctatgaccgctatgtagCTATCTGCAATCCCTTACTGTATTCTGTGGTCATGTCCCAGAAGGTGTGCAGGGGGTTGGGAGTCATGCCTTATGTGATCGGCTTCACCAATTCTCTGGTCTCCATCTGTGTGATCAGCAGGTTGGCATTCTGTGATGTCCGCATCAATCATTTTTTCTGTGACACCACAGCTCTTCTGGCCCTGTCCTGCCTGGATGCATTCAGCACAGAAATGGTGATCTTTGTTTTAGCTGGCTTCACCCTTCTTAGTTCTCTCTTCATCATCACCTTCACCTACATGGCCATCATCTCAGCCATCCTGCAGATTCGGTCTGCAGCAGGCAGACAGAAAGCCTTTTCCACCTGTGTGTCCCACATCATGGGGGTGACCATCTTCTATGGGTCCCTGATTTTCACATATTTGCAGCCTGAGAACACATCCTCCTTGACCCAGGCACAGGTGGCGTCTGTATTCTACACCATTGTTATTCCCATGCTGAATCCGCTTATCTATAGTTTGAGGaacaaagatgtaaaaaatgCTCTTCTGAAAGCATTTCAAAAACTATTTCCATGA